TCCTCAGAGTTTTCCATGGTAACTGCTGTGGCCACTGTAAAGGGCTGGCTCTCCAATGTCTGCCCACAGCTCCAGAAATGTTTCTTCTTCCCCTGGAGTCCCCATCGCCCTCTGCACCCACCACCCCACCAGGTCCACGGGGTATGCAGACCCCAGTGAGGTGGGAGCAGAAAGGCACGTGGCTGTACTCATGGCCGCCCCACAGACCAAGCCACTCTCCCAGGACAGCCCCACCCACCCGAACTTTCCCATGGTTACGGTCGGTGTCCATGCAGGAGAACCCCGCCATCGTGCAGGGCACTGCCTCCCGACCTGGAGTCAGCATCCAGGAAGAATTTGGTAAAACCTTGGTTTTACCAAATTGCTCGCTCTCCTTTGCTTAGTCTTTGGTAAAACcaagacaaaagcaaaacaaagtctTCCTGTGTTATTGCTGCAGCTGGGACTGGTCTACGAACTACCTGTTGGTGCAGTTCTCCCAGAGATGACCTTAAAGGACTCAGAcctcaaatatttaatgacaaaCAAGTATGGTTGTCAAGATAAAGTCCTTTTAGACTGGGTCATTCACAAATGCACTGGTAAGCAGGGAGGCCACATTAAACTCCAACAAAGGTCCATCTATTCCAGCACCTATAACAAAACTCAGGGAACTTGCAGTTCCTAAAAACTACAGATTAGCAGGCCTGCCTTTGCTTGATTCGTATGCCAGTGCATCAGGATATGGGCTCCCTTTGCTTTCTTTATAGGTGAAACCCTGTAGAGTGGAATAAAATAGTACTTTCTCCTGAAAGTACAGtaatacaatggagaagacaaaTAAACATGGTAGgagatttcctttttccttgcctcttctttgctttatattttttaaaactcggAGTGTGAATCAACTCTGAAGAACTACCCTAAGATAGCAGGGTAAACTACCAGGTTAATGTTTAATTCACTTTTGCTTGATCAGGACTTTAAAACTTTGAACAAAATGGACTTCAATAAAGATAGAAGATGGAAGaagattttaatataattttggtGGAGAAATAGGGCGAAAGCAAATGGTTACGGAGGAAGTAATTTGTAAGGAGAAACGAGCCATATCCAGGGGTTGGTAAACAGAACAGGGAGAGCTGAAATCTCTGCTTGTGTAAGAGAAGCTCTTGCCTCTTCATCAGGGAATGGGTTGCGTTCTCACTGTGGCTCTCATTCTGCTGGACCTTCCTCTCTCCATGCCCAGTAAAAACTCGCCATATGGTCACCACATACTAATCTAGCATGTGTTAATTGCTAAGCAGAGCACTTAGGACCTGGGAGCATAGAAAgaagaatgatattttaaaacccTCTTCATCTTCATCTGTCTCAGAGATGACCCTGACCCCAGTCTAGGTGAGGGCCACTATTAAGTGCATGTACAACACCTCGACTGTCTCACTCGCTCTTGTGTTTACTTGATGAATGTCTGTCTCCCTACAAATTGTAAGCCCCAACAGGGCAGTGACTCTTGGTGAGTTGATCCCGTCTATATCTGGAGCACCTAgtatagtgcctgacacagacaGTAGGTCTTCGATAcattatgaatgaatgaatgaatgaataaacaagcaaCGGAAGGACAAATACCACTTCTAGGTCATTGAAATGATTAATTCATCCTTCTTTTGGAATAGCAATGGAAGAATGCCATTCAAATATCAGCtcactctcccctcccttctccttccttctttctttctgcttcactCCTCACCCCTCCTACCAGCCCctcaaatatgaaaataacatcATCAACAACCACAAAATGCACTGAGTACCTGCATCCTGGAGGATGTGGTGGTGCCGATGTGGGCTGTACGGACACAGCCCACGTCCTCTGCTGTGTTGCCTGGGGTTTTTATGTAATAGGAACAGGTCGATTGGCATGTTCTCAGTTTGGAAAGAGGAGCCATGCCTTGTTGTGGCTTTGAGTTCAGACCAGTTTTTCTTAATCTTTGAAGATGAAGAGCCCTACAAGCAAAGCAAGGCAAAATGAGCCTGAATGCTTCAAGGCAGGAAGAATGCTGTGTGGTGATATTGTTTAGAAAGACTTGGTAATTGCTGTACTGGAGAGCCGACCTTTGCAGAGCTCAACTGTGTGGCATCCGACTGAGTAAGTTAGCAAAATAAAGACAGATGGCAACGGATTAACTCCAACACGCCCACCAGACAATGGCAGCCAACATGGAGAACGGTGGAGTGCCCTAAAAAAGCACTTTCGGGGAGACTTCACCAAGTGCCTCCCGTAGATGCCACCTAGTGACTCACCAAAACGTTGCATCTTGCACAATCCTATAGATTGAGGAAACAGTTTAAGGGGACCACGCCATACACAGCCTGGCTTTGTTtaacaggaaaagagagagggagagataccAGATCATGGAGGCCTTGAAAATTTATAGTAGTTTAATGTTCAGTTCACTGAGAAATAATGGTTGAATTTTGTATTCTGCCTTGTATGtttagagacaaaaaaaagaaagagagagataaagaacaCAAATCCTGCAAGACAGGCAACTGTCTTTCATCCAGAAATAAATGACCCAGAGATAGACACAAGATTTAGGACAGTTTATGCATTGGGGTCCTGACTTTTTACAACTAAAACCTAGAATATGAATCATTCATTTCAAGTGCCAGCTCCAACTGACTAGCGGAAGCTCTCGGGATGGTGTGGGGTTGTGAGGTGGGCTCCAGACTCATGGTTGGGACCTTGTGGTCCTTGAGATTGTCTGCCGTGGCTGCAGGTGAGGGGACTGGTGGTACCTGGGTCTGCGTTAGACAACCTTAGGTCAGGCTATCAAATCTCCTAATTTGTTTAAGAAACTGTTCTCCTGACTGAGGGCAGGAGCTGAAATGTGCATAGAACATAGAGAAAAGGTGACAGTTTTCCATGTTAAGGAGAGATGAAGAAGTAACATGAGCAGTTTTGTTAGGTTCTACCAAACTCAGGTTTCATTATGTTTGTCCCTCCATTGTGGAAGGTGGTGTTTGATTGGCAGTTTACACACTAGCATATATAATTTAGGGCTTATAGTCCTTGAACATGTGTCAAGAACTTGGTGCTGAGGCACTGATTACTCTTAACTATAGAATTATTTTACAAGTGAAGGTCTAGACAATTTcactacaggcagacctcagagataacCAGACGACTGCAATAAGGCAAATATCGTGAGAAAGCAAGTCacgtgaattttttggtttcccagtgcatataaaagttatgtctgggctttcctggtggcacagtggttgagaggccgcctgccgatgcaggggacgcgggttcgtgccccggtccgggaggatcccacatgccgtggagcggctgggccgtgagccatggccgctgagcctgcgcatccggagcctgtgctccgcaacggaagaggccacagcagtgagaggcccgcgtaccgcaaaaaaaaaaaaaaaaaaaaaaaaaaaatgcttcccaCGAATGAGGTAGACATTCTTAATAAACTGCATGTACAAAGGTAGaggaagcaaattaaaaaaaaaaagttatgtctatgctatactgtagtctgttaagtgtgcaagaACAGTATGTCtataaaacaatgtacataccttaaattaaaataataatttaaataaatttacttcattgctaaaaaaacgctaaccatcatctgagactTCAGTGAGACGTACtagtaacatcagagatcacCAACCACAGATCTccataacaaatgtaataataatgaaaaattaattaatttttcattattattacttaaaaaattaatttaagtattgtgagaattaccaaaatgtgacacacagAAACGAAGTGAGTGCTATTGGAAAACGGCACCAATGGACTTGCTCCATGCAGGgtggccacaaaccttcaattcgtAAAAAACGTAGTATCTATGAAGTTTAATAAAACAATGTAGTTTATTCATTGCCACATGTGGCCAACCCACCTGAAGTGTCTAGAAGGGTACCCCAAAGCAGTTGGTGAACACctcttgtgtgccaggcactattctaggggTTCAGGGACACAGAGATGAAAATGAACCACGACTTGTGCAGGAGAAGTTCGTGTTTTAGTGAAGAGGAAGACATGCATAGGTAAAACCCCAATATCATGAAAGAGATGCTGTGACTGAGGTCACGGTTGAGGGAGCTGGGAGCTCAGTGCAGAAGGTGACATTTCAGTTGGGTCCTGAAGGATGAGGCGGAGTTGTAAAGGCTGAAGATGACAGATTAGTGTTTGCAAGGGCAAGGTCACATGGAAGGGCAACGTGCAGTTGTGGAATAGTGAAGTCCAAGCTGATCACAACACAGGGCAACAAGAAGCCATTGCCAACAAAACTACAAAGACTTTCATGTCTTCTCTGCTTTGACATGAGCTTCATGTTTGGGCTTTATTCTGTAGGCCAGCTGTCCCCAATATTCACTCTTAAGGACTCACTTTCTATACTTTCTTTCCAGTGGATCGTGtctttatagatttctttttaaccTCCCTCAATCCTGCGATTATTAAGAAGTAATTTGTTTCCCATTTCAAAAGAGTCATCCAACGTCCATAACTTGCAATGGATAAGCATGAGATAAGGCACGTTATTAAATTGCGGAGAAAGGATATAGAACATTAACTGCTGCCTTAGACAAAGACCCCCAAATCCCAGTGGTTTAAGACATGAAGGTTTATTCTTGTTCAAGTCAggtccagtgcatataaaagttatgtctaCACTATACAGTAGCCCCCCATCATGTTGCAGTAAAGCCACTGAGAACATTATCTTCCAAGGTCCCTGCATCAGGGGAAGAGAGAGCACGGACGAGGCACCCTATCTCAGCCTGGAAGTGACCTTGTCACTTTTGCTCACAAATCATTGGACGAAACTAGTCACATGCCCCAATCTAGCTACAGGGGAGGGTAGACTATGTGGAGAGGTAGCGTTTGTTCATCATTAACAACCTGTGCCGTGTGTCATACATGTGGAAATTTGCTCCTGGGTCTGTGGAGTTCAGAGGCACCTCCAGCTGAGAACCACAACTCTGGCAAAAGGAAACAGGAGCATATGATCGGATTGCTTTCTTTCTCGGAAAGATCACACAAGTGGGAGCACAGAGAATGGATTCCAGTGAGTAGACTAGAGGCAGGAAGACCAGTTTAGGAGGATGAGGGCCTGGCCCAAAGCAAGGGATGGAGCAAGGGAATGGGTTCTAAAAATGGTCTGGGGGTAAAATCCCTCCGTGCTGGAGACCAGATATGATGCCTGAGGGAGTCGGAGGTGTCAATGTTGGTTCTTGGGCTTCTAGCCTGGGCGAGTCAGGGGCACTGTGACAGCCACAGCAGAAGTCAGGCCAGGCAGGCAGGACCCCCTTCTCCAGGGTTGCAGGGATAATGGTTGCCAGTCACCCTCCCTTTTCTCCCTGCTGACCTAGTCATTTGTtctatcccttccccacccaagAAAACACCAGGTTTGAGTCACAGCCTGTGGAAACTCAAAAGCCAAGGCACCAGAGTCAGGGCAGATGTAGCTGGAAGTTTCAGACTCCAACCCCGGGCCTAAAGCCTTCCTAGCTCTCGCCATCCATGCTTAGGTGCTCTGTTAAGAGTCTGGGCCAAACAGCACTTAAAACCGCCACTACTGCCATCACCCAgtgctcctttttctcttctactcaCTTTACTTCATCAGGTGTCTTCCCTTCTGGATGCTTCGCAGTCACTCCTATCAACCTTGCACCAAGCATTACGGCCACCTCCTCATCACTCCGCGGATATTGTAATCCAGTGTATCTGTGCAGTTCTTGTCCAGCCTGTCCTGTCTTCCACTGGACAGCAACCTCATCCGTGGAGGGACCACACCTTCCCAACTGCTGCGAATTGAGCAGAAAGGGACAAACTTCACCCCTTCAAATAAATGAGCTACTCTCTTTAATAACGTTGGCCCCCTCTGCACATCAGAGCCTTGAATGCAAAAATCAATTGCGTTCCCCTGTTTGAAGCAACACCCTCTTAGCAGAATCTACTGGTATATGGCTTCTTTGAACTTTATGCAGAGAATTGAAACAATCACTTGAGAATTGAAACCACACTTAGGAAAAAAGTACGTTCCATATTCTGTTCACTCAGTATGATGAACTACTAATGAGTAAGTGGCTGTTACAATGGATAGCAGCATCAGGGGCTCGAGCATCAGGGGAAACTTGGTGCTTGGGTTCTAATTTACCGCATGTTACAGAGCTTCACTATCTTCATCTGCAAACGAGGGATCTTAAGAGGCAAAGGCAGTGCTGTTCTAGGCCTGGGTCCATGCAGAGCACCTAGCACAGGCCTTGCACAATAAGAGCCACTCAATAAAGGGCAGCCAATACATGATTATCACTCAGTTTCCTCCCTTATGAAGTATGATGTTATAACCTGAattgtttctgccttttttcttatCTATAGGTCCCCTTCACGTTTTATCTTCCTGATCTTGTGTCATTCACTGATCTTTATCCATGCATCACACAGAACCTTGCGGGCTCATCACTTCTTAGTCCAGTATTAATTGTAAAGAGTTGTCAgtattttatttgcataaaagTTGAACCTAAGGGTACAGAGTTTGCATCAACTGCTTTTATACAGAGAGTCTGAGCTACTTACGTTTCCATTTGCTGCGCCATGAGACCATGCAAAGACCACTGGACTTGCTCCCATTTCTCCAAGAGTTGCCTGGGAATAGCGTCTTGTGGTAGAGGAAGCAGAGCCAGCACTGAGGGTCCTTCTGTCAGAAGTTCAACAAGTCTCCCTGCCTTTCAGTAGAAGAGGAGTCTCTTCAGCTTGAAATGATTGTACTGCTCAGAGATTAACTACTTTTGGATCTGACTTTTTTCTGACCATTAATTACCCACACTAGCAGCAGAAGCTGGGGTTAAAAACTgcactattgggcttccctggtggcacagtggttgagagtccgcctgccgatgcaggggacgcgggttcgtgccccagtccgggaagatcccacgtgccgcggagcggctgggcccgtgagccatggccgctgagcctgcgcgtccggagcctgtgctccgcaacgggagaggccacaacagtgaaaagcccgcgtaccgcaaacaaaaacaaaaaaaacacaactgcaCTATTGTTGCCTTACTGCAGATTTGCTATTCAAGCATTTCTCGCCATTTATATGTGTGCTGGCAACAAGTTCAAGGCTATATGCACTGTAGGAAGTACTTAAGTTTCTGTTCGACATGTCTGATGCATTCCGGATGTAGTTTGAGAGTTCAAAGTTGCTCCACAAAACCTTTTGAGGAAAGGATTTGTAGGAATAtacccaaacaaaaacaaacacattaaatGGCACACTTTTCCATCTGGGCCTGCATCCAGTGTTAGAGCACCTTAGGGTGTCAGAGTGTTTGGGTTTCCTGCCACCTTTTGCAAATGTTGACAGAGCAGTGAGGAaaccaaagtgaaaaaaaataaagggggagGGTACATCTCGGGAGACGTCATATGGCTGGAGAGGTAAGGAATGAGAAGCATGCTGTTCTGGACTGAATTATGTTCCCCCAGAGTCATATATTGCGTTCCTAACCCCTGAGAAGGTGAccgtatttggagatagggtctttaaagagttaATCacgttaaaatgaggtcattagggtgggccctaacccaatatgactggtgtcgttataagaagaggagattaggacacagacacacagagaaggaaaacaatgtgAAGACACAAGGAAGAGAAGACGGTCCTCTACAAGCCAAGACGAGAGGCCTCCAAAGGAGCCAATTCCACTGACACCTTGGTCTCAGACTtctagcatccagaactgtgagaaaataaatttcccttgTTTTAGCCACCTAATCTGTGGTACTTTGCACTACAAGAAACTGATAGACTTGCCTTATTGATATAGAGCAGCAAGTGAACATTTCACAAGTAAGGAGGTTTAGGAAGACTGAGATAAATGATTACATATCTCTAAAACATTGTGTGTAGGTATGTtggtattttatatacatttgaaGTTGCCCTATACCTCCTACTCCTGAAATGCTTGTTCATGTTTAAATTGTTCAAGATCTTGGGATCCATCTTACTCAGAATCATACTCAAAACTCCTTCTTTTAAAGAGAAGAGATGTTAAATGGGtaattctcaaactcttctatcCGGGTATTCCCAAAAGCAAGTAAGAAAGAGTAGATGCAGGAGTGAATTAGCCTGAAAAGGGAGCCTGGAGtaacctgatttttttctaaaaagtcaggtttattgagatacaatttacataaagtaaaattcacccttttaaattgTATAGCTAATTAAATTTTTACAAGTATACgcagtcatgtaaccaccatcacaatcaagatatagaacatttttcaTCATCTCCAAATTTCCTTGTGTTCCTCTGCAATTTCCTTCTTccactcccagctcctggcaagcACTGAGATGAATTTTATCCCTATAatcttgcctttttcagaatgtcacataaatggattcatatgtctggcttctctcattaTTTTGAGGTCAACTTttagattctaaaatttatttgaattttatattcaatgctgatatatatgacatatacatatataacatatatatatgtttaaaatgctgaataatatatccatgtttgttttaatattgggAAACATTTAAACCTATGTACCCAATTAGGTTACTTAAACGTGACTTAATAATAATTAGATAAAATTAATATTCCATGAAGATGCcccatttcctaattttaaaatatcacttaattATAAAGATGTTGGGTTACAAGAGACCTCCAAGAAAGTTCAAAGAGATATGcattaaattctgaaaaaatatggGACAGGGAGTAATGAGCAATAGCTTCCTTCCCTTTTATCAGAGACTGCAATCAGAAATGCCTTCTTGGGGTTTGAGAGACAACATattctatatgtaaaataaatagaaaaatatttcataagaagGACATCCAAACAGGCCACGTGATAATCTCAATAGTGATGTATCACTGAAACACGCTGATACACTAAAGTTTCCCACTGCATGGATAGTAGTAGGtgtggaggtggggcctctgctATCCAGCCAGTACCCACCAAACCAGTTCCTCACAACTGGAGGCCCTTCTGGTTGGTTGTTTCTCTGGGCCACAACCCATTTGTAGAACACGTTTGATATCTGTCTTTAGATTGCCGATCAGAAATAGATCTTGTGCAAAAAATGGTTCTTTTTATGCAAGGTCTAGGCTTTGGATGAGATCAACACAaagcaggaggagaggaagaggcacCCACTTGGTCAGCTGGATAGTATACTTTCTGGGCTGTCCTTTCACACTCTCCTTACTGAATTCTTTAAGAGTCCACTCAAATATTACCTCCTCTGTGCCCCCATCACGACCCGTTCCCTAACCCAAGGCAGACCTGGACCTCTTATAACACTTGCACAGAGTTATCACATTTTATGCCATTAGTTTTTTATGTGTATGCGTCGCCTGCTATGTTCTAACTCTGTATCCCTAGATCCTGGCATGATAGCAAATGCTCGATGAATACACATTAAATTTAGTTGGTCCTTACAACATATGATATGCCACATGTCACAGACCCACCTCACTCAGACTTTGGAGAACCAAGAACTGGTCTGTGCAGATGAAGAGCTAGTCTCCAATTTAATTTGTGTATCAGGCTTCATGTTTCCTACTAGTCTGCCAAGCTTTTGACCCAGATTCCTTCTCTGAGCCTATCTGCCTGGTCCAAGTGCAAACATAATTCCTGCTCTGACCCAGATCCACTGCCCCTACTTGTTCCAGCTCACCAGGGTCTCTTGCTTTGGCCTCATCTATGAAATCTGATGTGTGACTAAGGCAACCCTGGTGAAGAGCCAGGTGGGGCAAGCTGGTACTGCAAGGTCCCAGGGTGACATCCAACTCTCCCGGCTATGTGCAAGGCAACTGAGTGGGCCAACCAGAATAAGCTTTCATGGGCTCAAGTATACAACGGGCTGACAGCGAATCCTGAGGTAGGAAGCAGGTACAGACGTGGACCAGAGTGGAGCTAGGAAGCAGCAGATTAGTCGGTCAGGATGTCTTACTTGCCCCTCTGGCTGTGAACATCCCACAAAAGAAGTATGGACGAGACTGGAACAGGTGTGcaggggaaaggaaaagggaaaaggaaatatatgtagGTTCAAACGAGGTAAAGGGATGGATTCTATTTGGAACCAGTTAGGGCCCTTTTATTCCTCTAGTGGGTTGAATAGGTGgccccaaaagatatgttcacCTCCCAACTCATGTGAATGTGAGCCTatttggaaaaattgtctttgcagatataattaagttaaggatctcaagatgaggtCTTCCAGAATTTAGGGTGaaccctaaatccagtgacaggTGTCATTAATAGAGACAGGCAGAGGAAGATTTTGACAGAGATGCAGagagggagaaggccatgtgaagacaaatatagagattggagtgatgccaccacaagccaaggaatgcctggagccactgaagctggaagaggcaaggaattcTCCACCAGAGCTTTCAGAGGGAGGtggccctgccaataccttggtttcagacttctgattccagagctgtgagagaataaatttctgttgtgttaggccaccaagtttgtggtaccTTGTATGGCAGCCCAAGAAAATTAATACACCCCTCCTTTGCTCATTTATCAGAGAAGTAGGTATGCATTTGAGTGTTTGGGTCTATGAGGAAGGTTTTCAGAGCATTAGGGAAAGAAGACAAGGCACAGGGGAAGACGCTGGATCAGAACCACACAGAAATAGCTCAATCATCAGTAGAGACCAATAGTATCCACCGGAAGAAAGCTTCTATTATTCAATTTAGCTCACCCTAAGAAAGTATCTTCCACTTACAAAGGAAGTGatagtaatagaaataataataataataataattactgggAGTATGCCATATGTCAGGCACTGAACCAAGTGTTCTACATATATCCATTTCTttctgatgagaaaattgaggctcagaacgATCAGGTAAACCTTTACATtgtacttactatatgccaagccctgttctaagaattttacaattatgaactcattcaatcctcataataaccctgtgaaggagaaattattatttccattttacagatgaggaaaaccaaggcacagagaggtgatgTAACATGTCTAATGTCACACAGTGAGGAAGTGGAGGAgctagaattcaaatccaggaagTCTTGCCCCAAAGATTCTGCCCTTACCCAAAGCTACCTCATAGCCATAGGTAAGGAATCGGGATTTGAATGCAGGTGTGTCTGACCCAAGATTCCATGTATATT
This Physeter macrocephalus isolate SW-GA chromosome 13, ASM283717v5, whole genome shotgun sequence DNA region includes the following protein-coding sequences:
- the LOC114487490 gene encoding uncharacterized protein isoform X5, which produces MGASPVVFAWSHGAANGNQLGRCGPSTDEVAVQWKTGQAGQELHRYTGLQYPRSDEEVAVMLGARLIGVTAKHPEGKTPDEVKALHLQRLRKTGLNSKPQQGMAPLSKLRTCQSTCSYYIKTPGNTAEDVGCVRTAHIGTTTSSRMQEDAM
- the LOC114487490 gene encoding uncharacterized protein isoform X4, with the protein product MGASPVVFAWSHGAANGNQLGRCGPSTDEVAVQWKTGQAGQELHRYTGLQYPRSDEEVAVMLGARLIGVTAKHPEGKTPDEVKALHLQRLRKTGLNSKPQQGMAPLSKLRTCQSTCSYYIKTPGNTAEDVGCVRTAHIGTTTSSRMQVLSALLSN
- the LOC114487490 gene encoding uncharacterized protein isoform X3, which codes for MGASPVVFAWSHGAANGNQLGRCGPSTDEVAVQWKTGQAGQELHRYTGLQYPRSDEEVAVMLGARLIGVTAKHPEGKTPDEVKRMQCNHRERDWSEVVTSRRMPTTTRLSKRQKNRSSLRPPEQLMKPSSSSLLYIPFQLFSKSSQLYLQDMCLQVLL